One genomic region from Magallana gigas chromosome 3, xbMagGiga1.1, whole genome shotgun sequence encodes:
- the LOC105330531 gene encoding serine protease inhibitor dipetalogastin isoform X1, with product MDCYRALCLLLAVTLTVAAIDGPCSSEDRPVCGQDDQTYKHKCEAEMAGVDIKHEGECARLCKCPKILRPVCGENGVTYANKCLAECRGILHYTQGPCSQQ from the exons ATGGACTGTTACCGAGCCCTGTGTTTGCTGTTGGCTGTGACCCTCACAGTGGCAGCAATTGATGGTCCTTGTTCGTCGGAAGACCGACCGGTTTGTGGGCAGGACGATCAAACCTACAAACACAAATGTGAAGCAGAAATGGC aGGGGTGGATATCAAACACGAGGGGGAGTGCGCCCGCCTCTGTAAATGTCCCAAGATCCTGAGGCCCGTGTGTGGAGAGAACGGTGTCACATACGCAAACAAATGTCTGGCGGAGTGCAG GGGAATATTGCATTATACACAAGGACCCTGCTCTCAACAGTAG
- the LOC105330531 gene encoding serine protease inhibitor dipetalogastin isoform X2 has protein sequence MDCYRALCLLLAVTLTVAAIDGPCSSEDRPVCGQDDQTYKHKCEAEMAGVDIKHEGECARLCKCPKILRPVCGENGVTYANKCLAECRPDGYM, from the exons ATGGACTGTTACCGAGCCCTGTGTTTGCTGTTGGCTGTGACCCTCACAGTGGCAGCAATTGATGGTCCTTGTTCGTCGGAAGACCGACCGGTTTGTGGGCAGGACGATCAAACCTACAAACACAAATGTGAAGCAGAAATGGC aGGGGTGGATATCAAACACGAGGGGGAGTGCGCCCGCCTCTGTAAATGTCCCAAGATCCTGAGGCCCGTGTGTGGAGAGAACGGTGTCACATACGCAAACAAATGTCTGGCGGAGTGCAG ACCTGACGGGTACATGTAA
- the LOC117693168 gene encoding serine protease inhibitor dipetalogastin isoform X2 — translation MKTGLIIVGAVLAAVALCDARSPPRPQVCTADWKPVCGVDNKTYGNVCMAKAKGVPIAKPGECKKCPCPKIMKPVCGVNKVTYDNKCLAECAGVMFFPGPCKRRTD, via the exons ATGAAGACCGGACTGATAATCGTTGGAGCTGTGTTGGCCGCCGTCGCACTTTGTGACGCTAGGAGCCCCCCAAGACCTCAAGTCTGCACTGCTGACTGGAAGCCCGTATGTGGAGTCGACAACAAAACCTACGGCAACGTGTGCATGGCTAAAGCTAA AGGGGTTCCGATCGCTAAACCAGGAGAGTGCAAAAAATGCCCTTGTCCAAAGATTATGAAACCTGTATGCGGAGTGAACAAAGTGACCTACGACAACAAATGCCTCGCCGAATGCGC AGGGGTAATGTTCTTCCCAGGACCATGTA aaagaaGAACTGATTGA
- the LOC117693168 gene encoding thrombin inhibitor rhodniin isoform X1, which produces MERNRSQPTDTDMKTGLIIVGAVLAAVALCDARSPPRPQVCTADWKPVCGVDNKTYGNVCMAKAKGVPIAKPGECKKCPCPKIMKPVCGVNKVTYDNKCLAECAGVMFFPGPCKRRTD; this is translated from the exons ATATGAAGACCGGACTGATAATCGTTGGAGCTGTGTTGGCCGCCGTCGCACTTTGTGACGCTAGGAGCCCCCCAAGACCTCAAGTCTGCACTGCTGACTGGAAGCCCGTATGTGGAGTCGACAACAAAACCTACGGCAACGTGTGCATGGCTAAAGCTAA AGGGGTTCCGATCGCTAAACCAGGAGAGTGCAAAAAATGCCCTTGTCCAAAGATTATGAAACCTGTATGCGGAGTGAACAAAGTGACCTACGACAACAAATGCCTCGCCGAATGCGC AGGGGTAATGTTCTTCCCAGGACCATGTA aaagaaGAACTGATTGA